A section of the Oryza sativa Japonica Group chromosome 1, ASM3414082v1 genome encodes:
- the LOC4325724 gene encoding uncharacterized protein, translating into MFRLVQVLQAISMCAFLLVDARAVRLYPSLQEENNSLGQYLLHAAPNQKMMLYKTFMMSNSILTRKVVHDINSAKVSYFATHQSTGPNENYYGLRATMDVYGHELKPGQLSGGALWVSHFGDDGKLSSYNAVGAGWHIDPERYGDSRPHFYTSWTRDGYATTGCYNMDCPGFERANGAAVAPGASIDPVSDDKSLQSITVEVLLDRDKWRLVGVLWLQRCSHGGGLLPKISVH; encoded by the exons ATGTTTAGACTTGTTCAAGTGTTGCAAGCAATTTCTATGTGTGCGTTCTTGCTTGTAGATGCAAGAGCTGTCCGATTGTATCCTTCTCTTCAAGAG GAAAATAATTCATTAGGGCAATATCTGCTACATGCTGCACCCAATCAGAAGATGATGCTGTATAAGACATTCATGATGTCAAACTCCATTCTGACAAGAAAAGTTGTACACGACATTAATTCAGCGAAGGTGTCATAT TTTGCCACGCATCAATCTACTGGTCCTAATGAGAATTACTACGGGCTACGTGCGACGATGGATGTGTATGGTCATGAACTAAAACCCGGTCAGCTGAGTGGAGGTGCACTTTGGGTCAGTCATTTCGGTGACGATGGCAAACTATCAAGCTATAATGCAGTTGGCGCTGGTTGGCAT ATTGATCCTGAACGCTATGGCGACTCTCGTCCTCACTTTTATACTTCCTGGACG AGAGATGGCTATGCGACCACTGGGTGCTACAATATGGACTGCCCAGGTTTTGAACGAGCAAACGGTGCTGCGGTTGCACCAGGTGCTTCTATTGACCCAGTTTCAGATGACAAAAGCCTACAGAGTATTACAGTTGAAGTGCTGTTG GACAGGGACAAGTGGAGATTGGTGGGTGTACTATGGCTTCAACGGTGTTCCCACGGGGGTGGGCTCTTACCCAAAATCTCTGTTCACTAA